One Marasmius oreades isolate 03SP1 chromosome 2, whole genome shotgun sequence DNA segment encodes these proteins:
- a CDS encoding uncharacterized protein (BUSCO:EOG092602UY), translating into MDNHIPPVQVSLPNSPPADNIALGDEGSVQSQDTHAIHVDQPVQQGTERDRPQPHPSVEESIPEASSNHVHPVTHIPSNSGSTVEPPTSPAPHEVNGNAPTSSRMSHTASDGTVGQRARDTEASNSTGLTSPAFSSHRRSLTIGNRGNSVSVVLISSALETIASSKEAKRSTTLRESTQHALELIRNDQGGDRPREVFEPLRLACETRNDKLMIASLDCISKLISYSFFAEPPSNQLNYSSPPPSPGLSGKPSTENSSSLVDLVTNTIAACHSETTPEAVSLQIVKALLALVLSPTIFVHHSSLLKAVRTVYNVFLLSTDPVNQMVAQGGLTQMVHHVFTRCRAPTGVKNPATEGLSHSPSQDSFPSPKSATFSLPTGSKTSFTISEEIQKTDRSWPAPDPLEKRDSAVAEAEQTGQAFSSEEKGARASHESFVESNLRGPTPEVNGHRQLTRTDLFIKDAFLVFRALCKLTMKPLNNESERDMKSHAMRSKLLSLHLVLTVLNSHMPLFVDSTALIYSSSSNEATTFVQAIKQFLCLAMSRNAISQVPQVFEIVVEIIWRVLSGMRTKLKKEIEVLLHEIFIPILEMRTSTVKQKAVILGMLSRLCQDPQALVEIYLNYDCDGQSADNIYEHLMNVISKIGTTPSVLTGTKANEPPSPAIQPATKSSGNVPHSLSTTAMSVSGSMDTSMMGQSEAHLRRQGLECLVTVLRSLVAWGTAAEKTADDSTLVASSSTPSQTGEDLRRNSLTPDPSLDKVSTDPSTETLRQSTPELEDDPSRFESAKQKKTALLEGIKKFNFKPKRGIQFLIETGFIPSKSPQDIAKFLLNTDGLGKAMIGEYLGEGEEENIAIMHAFVDLLDFTNLPFVDALRLFLQSFRLPGESQKIDRYMLKFAERFIAGNSQTPFANADAAYVLAYSTILLNTDAHNPQIKKRMTKPDFIKNNRGINDNADLPEEFLSAIYDEIVNNEIKMKDEVGRTASATGPGLASVLANMGRDLQKEAYVMQSSGMANKTEALFRTMMRTQRKGSKSGEQFFSASHFVHVRPMFEVAWIAFLAGLSGPLQDTDDFEIVELCLDGFKSAIRIVCFFDLELERNARVRKLPTEELANESRSTHITVAADMVFSLSHYLSGTAIVDFVQALSDVSWEEIQSSGLSQHPRLFSLQKLVEISYYNMNRIRLEWSNLWGILGKHFNQVCCHNNLHVASFALDSLRQLATRFLEKEELPHFKFQKDFLKPFEHTMIHNSNPDIRDLVLQCLQQMIQTRVQNMRSGWRTMFGVFQAASKVLTERIANSAFEIVTRLNKEHFNAIVRHGAFADLTVCVTDFCKSSKYQKISLLAIGMLRGIIPVMLDCPECGWSTESLDDNMIKYWYPILFAFYEIIMNGEDLEVRRLALDSLFTTLKTYGSTFPVDFWDTCCQELLFPIFSVLKSSQDLSRFSTQEDMSVWLSTTMIQALRDLIDLYTFFFTTLERFLDGLLDLLCVCICQENDTLARIGTSCLQQLLENNVSKLSPVRWERVVTTFVKLFKTTTPHQLFDDALRVQISDHNSPELGDPNEANGQAILPAPLSSGNEPTKSGVQHTVDDRRRIFKQIIVKCVLQLLLIETTNDLLRNDEVYNTIPPDQLLRLTSVLDQSYQFARMFNEDKELRTGLWKVGFMRHLPNLLKQESSSAATLVHVLSRMYYDLRPEHQSARGQIAERLMPLSLNVIRDFNKLRADSQNKNILAWTPVVADILDGFCRFDDKAFARYLPAIYPLAAELLVRELTPDIRQSLKTYFIRVGFAQRIIEPS; encoded by the exons ATGGACAACCATATTCCTCCTGTCCAAGTTTCTCTTCCAAACTCACCTCCCGCTGACAACATCGCGCTCGGAGACGAAGGAAGTGTGCAATCCCAGGACACACACGCGATCCACGTCGACCAGCCTGTTCAACAGGGAACAGAACGAGATCGCCCTCAACCTCATCCCAGTGTTGAAGAATCAATTCCAGAGGCATCTTCGAATCACGTTCATCCAGTTACACACATTCCTTCCAATTCTGGCTCGACTGTTGAACCTCCCACATCACCAGCACCTCACGAAGTCAACGGAAACGCTCCTACATCCTCCAGGATGTCTCATACCGCGTCGGATGGCACCGTAGGGCAACGAGCTCGCGATACGGAAGCGTCCAATAGCACTGGCCTCACGTCACCGGCCTTTTCAAGCCATCGACGTTCGTTAACTATCGGAAACAGAGGCAACTCTGTGTCTGTGGTCCTCATCTCTTCTGCGCTGGAGACTATTGCATCTTCCAAAGAAGCCAAGCGCTCGACCACGCTTCGAGAAAGCACACAACATGCATTGGAACTGATTCGGAACGACCAGGGTGGAGATCGTCCGAGGGAAGTTTTTGAGCCCCTTCGGTTAGCCTGTGAGACTAGGAACGATAAGTTGATGATAGCAAGTCTTGACTGCATTTCCAAACTAATCTCTTACTCGTTCTTCGCTGAACCGCCCTCCAACCAGCTCAATTATTCTTCACCACCTCCATCCCCCGGCTTGTCAGGAAAGCCTTCCACCGAAAACTCGTCATCCCTTGTTGACCTTGTCACCAATACAATTGCAGCTTGTCATTCGGAGACTACTCCCGAAGCAGTTTCCCTCCAGATAGTGAAAGCCCTGCTCGCGCTCGTGCTTTCGCCAACAATATTCGTCCATCATTCGTCTCTACTCAAAGCAGTACGAACGGTCTATAACGTGTTCCTTTTGAGCACAGATCCCGTGAATCAAATGGTTGCTCAAGGTGGATTGACTCAGATGGTGCACCACGTTTTTACGCGTTGTAGAGCACCGACTGGTGTGAAGAATCCGGCAACTGAAGGCCTATCACACAGTCCCAGTCAAGACAGTTTTCCTTCCCCTAAATCTGCAACCTTCTCCCTGCCTACCGGCTCTAAAACAAGTTTTACAATCTCGGAAGAAATTCAAAAGACCGATAGATCCTGGCCCGCACCGGATCCACTTGAGAAGAGGGATTCAGCCGTTGCGGAAGCAGAGCAAACCGGACAGGCTTTTTCCAGCGAGGAAAAAGGAGCTCGTGCTTCGCA CGAATCCTTTGTAGAAAGTAACCTACGAGGACCTACACCAGAAGTCAATGGTCATCGACAGCTGACCAGGACTGATCTTTTTATCAAAGATGCGTTCCTAGTCTTTCGAGCGCTGTGTAAACTGACCATGAAGCCACTCAACAACGAGAG CGAACGTGATATGAAGTCGCACGCAATGCGTTCAAAATTACTATCGCTGCATCTCGTGCTCACGGTCCTCAATTCCCATATGCCCCTTTTTGTGGACTCAACGGCATTGATTTACTCGAGTTCATCTAATGAGGCGACGACTTTCGTTCAAGCCATCAAGCAATTCCTTTGTCTAGCTATGAGTCGAAATGCAATCAGTCAAGTGCCTCAAGTATTCGAAATAGTCGTTGAGATAATTTGGCGCGTGCTCTCCGGAATGCGGACGAAGTTAAAG AAAGAAATTGAAGTTCTGCTTCATGAGATATTTATACCTATCCTCGAGATGCGGACATCGACAGTCAAGCAAAAAGCAGTTATCCTCGGCATGCTTTCACGACTATGTCAAGATCCCCAGGCTTTAGTCGAGATATATCTTAACTATGACTGTGACGGTCAGTCAGCGGATAATATCTATGAACA TCTTATGAACGTGATATCAAAAATCGGGACGACGCCTTCAGTATTGACAGGGACCAAGGCCAATGAACCCCCTAGTCCTGCGATACAACCTGCCACCAAATCTTCTGGAAACGTTCCACACTCCTTAAGCACAACTGCAATGTCCGTCTCAGGGTCGATGGACACGTCCATGATGGGGCAATCAGAAGCACATCTCAGACGACAGGGTCTTGAGTGTCTTGTCACTGTGTTACGGTCGCTCGTTGCCTGGGGGACTGCAGCTGAAAAGACTGCGGACGATAGTACTTTGGTAGCTTCCTCTTCTACACCTTCGCAAACCGGTGAGGATCTTAGACGTAATTCCCTGACGCCAGATCCATCACTCGACAAGGTGTCTACGGACCCCAGCACAGAAACACTCCGACAGTCTACTCCTGAATTAGAGGACGACCCGAGCAGATTCGAGAGTGCGAAGCAGAAGAAGACGGCGTTACTGGAAGGAATCAAGAAATTCAACTTCAAGCCGAAACGA GGTATTCAATTTTTGATCGAAACTGGGTTTATTCCAAGTAAATCACCTCAAGATATCGCCAAGTTCCTCCTAAATACCGATGGCCTCGGCAAAGCTATGATCGGAGAGTATTTGGGCGAAGG GGAGGAAGAAAACATCGCCATCATGCATGCGTTTGTGGACCTGCTGGATTTCACCAACCTTCCTTTCGTCGATGCCCTCCGCTTATTCTTACAATCCTTCCGTTTACCTGGTGAATCGCAAAAGATCGATAGGTATATGCTCAAATTCGCAGAGCGTTTCATTGCAGGCAACAGCCAGACACCTTTTGCAAATGCGG ATGCCGCCTATGTGCTAGCGTACTCCACAATTCTGCTCAACACTGACGCTCATAATCCTCAAATAAAAAAGCGTATGACAAAACCGGATTTTATCAAGAATAATCGCGGGATCAACGACAATGCAGACCTTCCGGAGGAGTTTTTATCTGCCATCTACGACGAAATAGTCAATAATGAAATCAAAATGAAAGACGAGGTCGGACGTACGGCCAGCGCTACCGGACCTGGCTTAGCAAGCGTTTTGGCGAACATGGGTCGAGATCTGCAGAAGGAGGCCTATGTCATGCAGTCCAGTGGGATGGCCAATAAAACTGAG GCTCTGTTCAGGACGATGATGCGCACGCAACGGAAAGGTTCTAAAAGTGGAGAACAATTTTTCAGCGCCTCTCATTTCGTACATGTTCGGCCCATGTTTGAAGTAGCTTGGATCGCGTTCTTAGCTGGCCTGTCTGGACCGCTCCAGGACACGGATGATTTCGAGATTGTTGAGCTCTGTCTAGACGGTTTCAAAAGTGCCATCCGTATAGTCTGCTTCTTCGATTTGGAATTGGAGCGGAACGC ACGCGTACGAAAATTACCCACAGAAGAATTGGCCAACGAGAGTCGATCCACCCATATCACTGTGGCGGCAGATATGGTGTTCTCCTTGAGTCATTATCTATCAGGG ACTGCTATCGTTGACTTTGTTCAAGCTTTAAGTGACGTTTCATGGGAAGAAATACAGTCATCTGGTCTTTCTCAGCACCCTCGGCTATTTAGTCTGCAAAAGTTGGTCGAGATTTCGTATTACAATATGAACCGAATTCGCCTCGAATGGTCCAACTTGTGGGGCATTCTGGGTAAACACTTTAATCAG GTGTGCTGTCACAACAACCTTCATGTGGCATCGTTCGCGCTGGATTCTCTCCGCCAGCTAGCGACGAGGTTtctggagaaggaggagctACCGCATTTCAAATTTCAGAAAGACTTCTTGAAACCCTTTGAACATACCATGATACATAATTCAAATCCGGACATAAGGGATCTA GTCCTACAATGCCTACAACAAATGATCCAAACACGGGTTCAGAATATGCGCTCTGGCTGGCGAACCATGTTCGGCGTTTTTCAAGCTGCCTCTAAGGTCCTGACAG AACGAATCGCCAATTCTGCGTTCGAGATCGTGACGCGGCTGAACAAAGAGCACTTTAACGCCATTGTGCGACATGGGGCATTCGCTGACCTCACTGTCTGCGTTACGGATTTCTGTAAATCGAGCAAATATCAGAAAATCAGCCTGCTAGCGATCGGCATGTTACGAGGTATCATCCCCGTCATGTTGGATTGCCCAGAATGTGGTTGGTCGACAGAGTCTTTGGATGATAATATGATCAAGTATTGGTATCCGATCCTGTTCGCCTTCTACGAGATCATCATGAATGGCGAAGATCTAGAAGTTCGCCGACT GGCCCTCGATTCGTTATTCACCACTCTCAAGACGTATGGGTCCACATTCCCTGTCGACTTCTGGGATACATGCTGTCAGGAACTCTTGTTCCCTATATTTTCTGTGTTGAAGTCCAGCCAAGATTTGTCTCGCTTCAGTACACAAGAAGACATGAGCGTGTGGCTGTCAACAACCATGATACAGGCTCTCCGAGACCTAATCGATCTATATACTTTCTTTTTCACCACTCTAGAACGGTTCCTCGATGGTCTACTCGACTTGCTGTGTGTATGTATTTGCCAAG AAAACGATACTCTTGCAAGAATAGGAACATCGTGTCTTCAACAGCTGCTCGAGAACAATGTTTCAAAATTAAGCCCGGTTCGTTGGGAGCGTGTTGTAACCACCTTCGTCAAGTTATTCAAAACAACCACACCCCATCAACTTTTCGACGATGCTCTGCGTGTACAAATTTCCGATCACAACAGCCCCGAGCTAGGAGACCCGAATG AAGCCAATGGTCAGGCCATCCTCCCAGCCCCGCTTTCATCCGGCAACGAACCAACAAAGTCCGGAGTACAGCACACAGTTGACGACCGTCGCCGCATTTTCAAGCAAATAATCGTGAAATGTGTTTTGCAATTGCTGTTAATAGAAACAACAAACGACCTCCTTCGCAATGACGAGGTGTACAACACAATTCCGCCGGATCAGCTGCTCCGACTCACGAGTGTTCTCGACCAAAGCTACCAATTTGCGAGAATGTTCAACGAAGATAAAGAACTTCGTACGGGTCTGTGGAAAGTTG GATTCATGAGGCATTTACCGAATCTACTCAAACAAGAGTCTAGCAGTGCTGCCACGTTAGTCCATGTCCTTTCACGCATGTACTACGACCTTCGCCCGGAACATCAGAGCGCCCGCGGCCAAATTGCCGAGCGGCTTATGCC GCTCAGTTTAAATGTGATTCGAGACTTCAACAAGCTGCGAGCTGATAGTCAAAATAAGAATATTCTTGCATGGACACCTGTAGTTGCCGATATTTTGGATGGGTTTTGCCGGTTCGACGACAAAGCG
- a CDS encoding uncharacterized protein (BUSCO:EOG09263H5H), translated as MASVQVPETASAAVLLRSEPIPESYVPVKGPDFDKPLSLQQFLESYQRIGFQANSLGKAIDIVNRMHKWRLSDEPIAEDESDEYRSPEVRSRTRCNIFLGYTSNLISSGLREIILHLVKHSHVAAIVTTAGGIEEDFIKCLGHTYVADFNLDGADLRKRGMNRIGNLIVPNDNYCKFEDWLTPILDTMLAEQQETGQVWSPSSFIRRLGKEIDNEESVYYWASKNDIPVFCPALTDGSIGDMIYFHSFRNPGLILDIVRDIRELNELSRKSRKAGMIILGGGVCKHQIANAMLIRNGADYSVFINTGQEFDGSDSGARPDEAVSWGKIRAGAESVKIHGDATLVFPMLVAATFAKDAPGIVFEQQQ; from the exons ATGGCTTCAGTTCAGGTGCCCGAGACTGCCTCTGCCGCTGTTTTGCTGCGTTCAGAACCCATACCCGAATCCTATGTTCCGGTGAAAGGCCCAGATTTTGATAAACCTCTTTCTCTCCAACAGTTTTTGGAAAGCTATCAACGCATTGGCTTTCAGGCAAACAGTCTGGGCAAAGCGATCGATATCGTGAATCGCATG CACAAGTGGCGTTTGTCAGACGAACCGATAGCAGAAGATGAATCCGATGAATATCGATCGCCTGAAGTCCGCTCTCGAACGCGATGCAACATCTTCCTCGGTTACACTTCGAACCTAATTTCTTCCGGTCTTCGTGAAATTATACTTCACCTCGTGAAGCATAGCCACGTCGCAGCAATTGTTACTACCGCTGGTGGGATTGAAGAAGATTTCATCAAATGCTTGGGCCACACTTATGTTGCCGACTTTAACCTTGACGGTGCTGATCTACGCAAAAGAGGCATGAATCGCATCGGTAACCTCATTGTTCCTAACGATAACTACTGCAAATTTGAAGATTGGCTAACCCCCATACTCGATACTATGCTTGCGGAACAGCAAGAAACTGGTCAAGTTTGGTCACCAAGCAGTTTTATTCGGCGGTTGGGAAAAGAGATCGATAACGAGGAATCAGTGTATTATTGGGCTTCTAAA AATGATATCCCAGTGTTTTGTCCCGCACTCACTGATGGGTCAATTGGCGATATGATCTACTTTCACTCCTTCCGCAATCCTGGCCTCATTCTTGATATTGTACGTGACATTCGCGAACTGAATGAATTATCGCGCAAGTCAAGGAAAGCAGGAATGATCATCCTTGGAGGAGGTGTTTGTAAACACCAAATTGCCAATGCAATGCTTATC CGCAACGGTGCCGATTACTCAGTATTTATC AATACCGGCCAAGAGTTTGACGGGTCCGATTCAGGCGCTCGTCCGGACGAGGCGGTCTCTTGGGGGAAAATACGAGCGGGAGCGGAATCCGTGAAG ATACATGGCGATGCTACGCTCGTCTTCCCTATGTTAGTCGCAGCAACATTTGCAAAAGATGCTCCGGGCATCGTTTTTGAACAACAACAGTGA